The genomic stretch GACCGAAAGCCAAATCATTAAGAACTGGCTCGGATCTCATCAACGGGCCTTGGCCTTCTTTGGTGGAGTGCCGGTCGCTATCGTCCCAGACAACCTCAAATCAGGCGTCACAGATCCGTGTCGTTATGAACCGGGTATCAATCGGAGTTATCAGGACTTTGCGGAACACTACAACGTGATCATCTTGCCCGCTCGCCCCAAATGCCCTCGGATAACCCAAAGTGGAGAATGCGGTGCAGCAAGTGGAACGTCATATTCTCGCACCCTTGAGAGACCAGACCTTTACCAGTTTCAAGCAACTGAATGAAGCGATTGCATCAGGGTTGGAGAAACTCAACCATCGGACCATGAAATCCTATGGTCTATCCCGTCGAGAATTATTTGAGCAAGTGGACCAACCAGAACTCAGACCCTTGCCCAGCCATGGGTTTGAGTTTGGCGAATTTAAACCGCGAAAGTGAGTTTTGATTACCACATTGAGGTGAACCGCCACTATTACAGTGTCCCTTATGGCTATGTGGGTCAATCAGTATCGGTCAAGATCACGGAATCCTTAGTACAGATTTTCCATGACCATCAGCGCATCGCAGTGCATGAACGTTCCAGCGTCTCAGATGTCAATTACGTAGGCCAAAATTTTTAGTTTTACCTGCTACTTTTGATTATGGTTGCGGGTCGATTTGAGTCTTGGCAATACCATCTTGAGATCTAGAAATGGTGATCTTTTCCGCAGGTGATCGCGCCAGTGAGCAAATGACAATATCAATAAAGCCACCCTAAATAGAGCTCTTACAAGTAGAAGCTCTATTTAGGGTGGGGTACAGGGGTTTTATTCTAGCTAGGGATCAGCTGGCAGCCTTTGAGACTTGGCTGTGTGTTTGGCAGCTTCTTGCTTACGAAACTTTCTGCTTGCATCTCGAAAATGGTGGCGTGGTGAATTAAGCGATCAATGGCAGCCACGGTCATCATTGAGTTAGGAAGATTTTGTCCCATTGACTGAAAGGTTGATTGGCCGTGATGAGTAGGCTCTTTCGCTCATACCGGTGAGCAATCAACTCAAACAGGACCGAGGTTTCAACATCGGACTTTTGGACATAACCGAGATCATCAATGATAAGTAGATCATAGCGGTCAAGTTTGGACAAGAGACTCTGCAATTCCAATTGAAGTTTGGCCAGCTGTAGTTGTTGCACCAGGGTTGTGGCTGTGACAAATTTTACTCGCTTACCCAACTCAATAATAGAAGCTCCTAATGCAGAGCTGACGTGTGTTTTCCCTGTTCCGCTCGGCCCAAAATTAGAATGTTGCTGCCGGACTCTAGCCAGTGAGTCGTTTGGGCAAACTCCATGAGAGCAGCTGGATTAAGGGTGGGAACATGGGCAAACTCAAAATTGGTCCAGGACTTTCCGTAGGGCAGCTGCGCTTCGGTTAGAGCGCGTGAAATCCGATTCTGCTCCCGACGGCTGGCTTCGCCTTGAGCTAAAGCCAACAGAAACTGGGCGTAGGACCAGTTCTCCTGAGTCGCTTGATGCTCGATGCTCTGCCACTCGTCGAGGAAATGCCTCAACCGCAACTGTTTTAGGGTTGTCATCAGCAACTGGTATGGGTTGTCCGGGTCTGCTGTGGAGGAGTTGATCATAGTCAGATAAATCGTGCTGTTGTGAGGTGACGTCAGGATATTGCTCAGTCGAGAGCTTGAATTCAAAGGCTTGTTTTAATCTGCTCAAGGTCAGGGTGGACTGGTCCAGTTGAGTTTGTAGGTAGTCGGCCACCTGGGATTCTTGATCTTGGGTCGCGGCGATGTAGAGGGCTTCGGTGATTAATCGTGCCGCCTGGTCCCGCTCAAAATTAGCTTTGAGTGATTCCCACAGCTGATGCCACTGAAGATTGGGCAGTAGCTCTGATTGCCATTGGCAGTAGAGAAATGCGTTTGGCTTTCTCCTGAGACTTTCTGCCACATGCTTGTAATCGATGCTGCGAGCGCGTCTCTTCTTCCCAGAGCCATGGACATGGACCCGCGCCAATTCCATACGGGAGTGGTTCCTAAGAAGCCAACGATGCGGTCATGGTATAGATGCAGTTTTAAGCGGTGGCCAATCAAACGAGAGGGAACAGTGTATAGGACACAGCGGACGGCAATCGTGCTATTGCAGCTGACTTTGGCACTGCGCACTCATAATCAGGAGTGCGATATCTGGGCAAAGGTTGTAATGTCGGCAGCTCCAGTGCAAACTTTTTTGGCACTTGGCATTGAGCTTGGCGATGACTTGCTCGATGAACTGCTGATAGGCTGCTACGGATGCAAAGTCAAAGCTGCCTCGACGATACAGGGCTTGGCATAATCGTCGCTTGAATAGCCATGGGAACCCTCTATGCCCCCATTTCATGAGAGACGCCCAGGTTGTTGCGGTAGGCTCCATCCGGTAATGGTCACACAGGGTCGAATACAACTGAGTCAGCTGGGGTTACGACCGCCGGTATTGCGATAGGCCGCACTCAGACTATCGGTACGGGTGGTCTTAGGCACACCACCACAGGCAGATAAGGCATTTTGTAGTCCTTGAGATAAGCCGATAAACTCTCTCCCCTTGAATCACCTGCACGTACTGCCAGCCGCTATAACTCAGTCGATAGTGATACAAGATATGGTGAAAGGCTTCACCCTGAACCGTCACACTGAACCTTTGAGCTGAGTGAAGTCTGACTGTCCCATCTCCCCAGGATGATGTTGAATTTTGAACATCACTTCTTTGGGCTTGCCATGAGCTGCCTCCATTTAGCGGTTCGGCGTTGCACGGTTCTGATCTTGTCATCATATTGCCCAGGATGGTTCTCTGTAAGGTCTCAAATAGAGTAGTCGCTTCTAATCGAGGCTCACGCTCTAACATCGGCTCAAGTTCTAATTCCCATAATCCATCCAGCGGATCTTCACGGGTTTTCCAGTCATGAGGGCGGCCGCGCTGGGGGCGATGAGTACCACTATCAATGCGGTGGGCTGTGCGGGTAGAAATGCCGGCTTAGCAGCTGCTGTTTCTTGAGAAGAGCCGATTGTTTTGTCTGCATATAAAGATGAACCTGTTGAGGTTTAATAGGAGCTGGCACTAGAGGTTCCTAATTGCGTAGGAGTACAAACCCTAGTGTCTTTCCTGTATTGGGGATATAAAAAATCGAAGTGACTGATGCTCTCTCTGCAGATGTGATCTCTGGATTGAACTAGATTCTGATTCCTAGAGAAGACTATGCAATGACAACCTCTGTCTACGTAATTGGTCACTCAACTCAGCGTTTCATTTCACATTCCACGCAGAGGGCATATGCCACCGGCGCATTTGGCTCACAAAAACCAATCGAGAGAGACCTCATCGCCTGTGTTGGACCGGCAACGAAGCAACAAGTGATAGAGATCTTTGAGAAGAAAGCCCATGATGAACAAGCATTTCGAGCCTTAAAGGGGTGCAACATCTGAGAACAACCCATGGTGCTCAACGATTGGAAGCCGCCTGTAATCGGGCTAATGCTATGGGATGGTGGGCCAACGCTATCTCAAGTCTATGCTCCAACACAAATTGGATCCGACCCTTTACCGATGAAACCCCATTCATGCCAAAAGGGTCTGAATCAGCACGTAGGGGGAGAAAGTCATGCAAGCAATGATTGAACAGCTACAACAAATGAAACTCACCGGCGTACTCGAAGCTTGGCGAGAACAGCAGGCGATGCCCACCTATCATGATCTGTCTTTCGATGAACGACTGGCCTTGATGGTAGAGCGCGAATACATCCGGCGTCAGAATCAACGGATGCAACGCCGACTCAGGCAAGCTCGACTACCGGTGCACGCCACCTTAGATGCTGTAGATTTCGATGTCCCCAGAGGACTCCGTAAAATCCAGTTCCTTGAATTTGCTCAAGGTCATTGGCTCCAAGAAAATCTGTCATTGATCATCCTGGGACCAACGGGCGTTGGGAAGTCTTTCTTGGCGGCCGTATTGTCCCATCATTTGTGTAAGCAAGGCCATAGCGTGCGCTATATCAAAACCGCTGATCTGGTGCTGGAGTTGAAGTTGGCCAAAGGAGATGGGTCCTATCCAAAACTCCGAAAACAATTAGCTGCCTACGATCTACTGGTACTGGATGAATGGCTTAGAGATCCTCTATCTGTCTTTGAGGCTAGAGAAGTGCTCGATATCCTAGACGAGCGGTTTCGCAAAGCCTCCTGTTTATTTGCCACGCAAATGCCCCTAGAACAATGGCACTCACAAATTCAAGATCCCACTCTGGCTGATGCCATCCTGGGACCGGATTATCCATGATGCGATGAAGGTCTCGCTTCGAGGCGAATCCATGAGGAAATTGACTAGCAAACTGACCCAGAAGCCAGAAGGGGAAATGAGTATTGACCGTTCAGATGAGGAGAATACAACGAGAGAGACAACCCTAAATCGAACCCTAAAACGCAAAGGAGAAGAGGAATGAAAAAGGAGGGACAGATGGATGAATAGACCGGATGAGATCACGATCTTCCATTCGTGATATGTATGAATTCAGAGCTGATTTTTGCCTATGAATTGCAACCCATAATTCCATATCTACTGTCGAAATGGTTGGCCAATATTTTTTGGCTGGGGGTGGCGAAGTTACTGCCACTTAATCGGCGAAGTCGTGATTATGCTGCATCGTGAGGGAATCGTTTGCTACACCTGGATTTTGCTGGGAGTGCGCCGTCGAAATTGAAGAGAACTTTGAGATTGGGGAAGTGATTGAGCTGAGGCCACCGGAGACGATGGAGCGGATCGGGAGATGATCGGAGTGTGGTTGGAGAGGGAGCGGGTGAGTAGGGTTTGGGGTGAAGTCATGCAGCAAGGGAAGGTCACATAATTTTAAATAATTTCAGTAGTAATACTGTTGCGAAAAATTGGGCATAATAGTAAAGCGCAGAAATTTGACTCACTTATGATGCCATTCCATATTCCTTTGAATGTAGTGGGATATACAGTGTTCAGAGTGCTGCTGCGGTGACTGTACAGTTAGCAATTGCACATGGAATAGAGAAATAATTCAATTCCCAATTTGGGATTGAATACTCCTTTAGGTGCTGCGCCAAGAATTATGTGTGTTTCTTGGGTAAATTTTGCTGCTTTGCAACTAGAAGAACATCTAGTTTACAGAAAATGCTATCTAATTAGTAGTTACAAGAACCATGAACCAGATTCATATAAGAGATCGACTAAAGGTTGCCAAGCGAGAAGGCGCGCAGAACTTCAACATAAGACATCCCTCACTGATATCAGTAGCAATATTCTAGAAGCATCTTATAAAGCTCAATTAGATTTAGCAGTCAAAGGAGTTCTATTTGAGAGTCTTTATCCTCTTAGCCCTGAAGAAATAGTGGATCGGATGACTTGGTGGATGCCTGATAATAATTTCAGCAAGATGAATCAGGTGTTCGCTTCATTGCAACGTTTGATCACCCATAAATTCGTTTCGGCCACACGGGTTATTGACCAGGAAAAAGAAGTCACGAAGTATCTGCTGAACCTTCCTTATGAATATCTGCAAAAGGAACGAGCAGATAGAGTCAGGATAACGACTCAAATGAACTAAGCCTCTGACCTACAGGCTAAGTCCTCATTCACTCTCTCAAAACGGCTAGGGCTGTCTCCATGATGACGTCATATCGATAGGTGGTCATTAAATATTTCAATGAAGATTTTAGGGTAGGTTGGTCATGAGGGATCTCCTTTGCCAACTGCTCCAGCATATCTTCATCCAGCTTTATCGCGGCATCATGGAGTAGCTGTATCCAAGAGTGTGGCATCGGGGTTAACTGCTCTCTTGTCAGAGGTGTGGGCTGAGTTGAAGGCCTAGATGGATGGGAGACATCATAACGGTAGGTGATGTCTAAATGCTGAGCCATTTTGTCAAAGACTTGAGCGGCTTGGTAGGGTTTGCGCAGGTAGTTATCACAGCCTGCTTTGAGTGCCTTTACTTCATCAGCCTCAAGCGCTTGAGCTGTGATGGCAATAATCACGGGTGGGTTATCCTGGGCTTTGATCAATTGCGTGGCTTCTAGACCATTCAGCAAGGGTAATTGTAAATCCATCCAAATTAAATGGGGTTGCCAAGTTGGTTGATGTCCACTGCCTGCTGACATTCTCCGCTTCTTTGACCTCAAACCCTACCGCTTCAAGCATCATGACCAAAATCTCGCGGTTATCAGGATAGTCTTCTACGACCAAGATGCGATAGGGGGAGTATGCTCAGCCAGACCTAAGGCAGTCTTCTGGGACACTGAAGGCTCAAGTACAGGTTCACCCAATTCAACTGGAATATAAACGAGCTGTCGTGCCCTGACCTTCAATACTGTCTATGGCAATCTCGCCCTTCATCAGATCGACCAAGCTTTGGCAAATGGTTAGCCCCAATCCGATGCCACCGAACTGATCGCGAGTCA from Acaryochloris sp. CCMEE 5410 encodes the following:
- a CDS encoding DDE-type integrase/transposase/recombinase, which produces MQRKGVTLGLLWMEGKEEETGTVAIVAFVVDTASGKNSIRCPCARPTRSGKIFVDYCGMTVPVVHPKTGEVTQAQVFVACCGASNYTYAEATESQIIKNWLGSHQRALAFFGGVPVAIVPDNLKSGVTDPCRYEPGINRSYQDFAEHYNVIILPARPKCPRITQSGECGAASGTSYSRTLERPDLYQFQATE
- a CDS encoding Mu transposase domain-containing protein → MSFDYHIEVNRHYYSVPYGYVGQSVSVKITESLVQIFHDHQRIAVHERSSVSDVNYVGQNF
- a CDS encoding response regulator, whose translation is MSAGSGHQPTWQPHLIWMDLQLPLLNGLEATQLIKAQDNPPVIIAITAQALEADEVKALKAGCDNYLRKPYQAAQVFDKMAQHLDITYRYDVSHPSRPSTQPTPLTREQLTPMPHSWIQLLHDAAIKLDEDMLEQLAKEIPHDQPTLKSSLKYLMTTYRYDVIMETALAVLRE
- a CDS encoding ATP-binding protein, whose protein sequence is MTRDQFGGIGLGLTICQSLVDLMKGEIAIDSIEGQGTTARLYSS